TCCGACAGCTTCATGATGGCGCCCTTGCCGAATTGCTTCTCGATCAGCCCGACGGCTGCTTCCAGTGCTCTTTGCTTCTCTAAGTCAATATTCGCCATGTTCTTCCTTCCATCATACCATAGGCTTCAAATGCTTGTCATAACGAGGTTATGAGTCGTCGATTACCGCGTTCCCGATCCAGGATAACGGTATTTGTTTGCCTCATTTTTACCGATATCGACGGAAACAACTCCTATTTTCATATTGAAAAAGAGCCAGAAAGCGACGGCGCCGGTTTGAAACAATTCCTTGATGTCACAAAACCAATGGGGAGGTTGAGATTCTTCACTTCGTTCAGAATGACAATAGGGTGGGACACACTGGCTATCATAGCACACGCGTACTAGAACACGCAAGCGATTTTTGTCGTTTTTAAAGGTTAGCTAAAAAATATTCCAGCGCCGGGGAGACTGTCGCAAGAATTGTCGGCCCCCACAAAGAGGACCCGGTTTTGGTAACGGAGTGGGTAAAATTCGGAGAGGCGGCTCAGGCTATTATAAACACCCTATCGCCAGGGCGAACCCGTTCCAAGACTTTAATGCCTACCGATTGTCCGGCGCCGGCTGCTGCGACTTCTTCTCGATCGATTTGCATCGATTCGACGGTCTGCGCTAGATCTGTGGTGTGTCCTTCAATGTGGATCCGATCGCCCTTCTTCAGGGAGTCGATCAGATCGATGCCAGCCACCCCAAGGTGCGAAAAGTAATCACTTACTGTGCCAACCATCGTTTCATCAGCCATCTTTGCCCTCCGTATTCAAAACCATATTTATCTCGATCAGAATCCGAAAACAGAGGATCTTCAACAACATCTTTCTTCAAGTTCCTTTTTTCGAGGGGAACCAGGAGTAACCGTCATAGTTCCATAAAACGCGTTTACACTGCGGACAGAGGAGAGTTATCCGGTTTCCATCCTGTTCCTTGACGCCTTTGACCAGGGATTTGCAGAGTGGGCAGTAGGTTTTTTGCGTTGTAAGTTTCATCGCCATTTACCCCTTTATAATTCTAACCCATCCATCAATAGCGGATTGGCCTGAAAAATCCTGATTTCATACGTCCGCAAGTTGTTCCTAATCAATTTTCTGGTCGCAAATACGTAATCAACCTGGCAATATTAAGCGAACAAGTTGATGAATTTTGGTACTCCTACGGATTTTATATTGGTTTGTCATCCTTTATTATGACTTCAAAATTGCGAGGAGGGGTTGAATGAAACGGGCACTTTTGGTCATGATGGCAGCGGCAATAATATGCATCGGAGGGGCTGTGCCTGTCTCAGCCCACGACGGATGGATACAGAGCAATGTATCCAGGGTAACCACCGGGGACATGGTCTACATCGACATGCCGTTCGGTAATCACCAGAATATGCATCGCGACTACCTGATCTACGGATCGAAGTGGGATCTTACGGCATCAACGTTCGTACTCCACACTCCTGACAAAAGGACTACGGATTTGGGCGACAGGGTTATCGATGTCGGGAAAGACGAAACAAAAATAATCGGCGGGGTCCAGTACACGGATAAAAACGGGTATCTGGTGACTTCGTTCCAAACGGACAAAAAAGGAATATATATCGTAGACGCCAGACAAGATACTGTCGTAAGTTATGCTCCCGAACGGTCCATAAAATGTGCCAAATCAATAGTCGGATCTGTCGAAGGATCCACAAAAAGCAATCCTGCCTTGAATGGTTTTGATCAGACCCTTGGCCAGGTGCTCGAAATTATTCCCTTGAAGGACACCACCAATCTCAGAGTGGGAGATACGTTGCCATTCCAGGTATTGTATAAAGGCGAACCTCTTACGGATGGTCATGTCAGCGTAATTCCCCGGGGGACTGTTCTCCCGGAAATGGGAACTCCAAATCCCTTTGACCTGATGACGGACTCCGAGGGTAAAGCCAGTTTCACTTTTACTGAAGCGAACTACCATCTCATTGTGGTCCATGTCGAAACCGATGAGAGCGGCGTTTTAAACGGAAAATCGTACTCGTTCACGAAATATACCGGCGATTTAACGGTAATCGTGAGCCCCGCACCATTACAGGATTCGGGCAACCGGAATTGGTTCACCAGGGCAATCGACAATGTTCGAGGGTTTTTTCAAACCATAAGCCTGTCCATCGGCAATTTTTTCAGCAGATAGAATCATAAACTAGAATTGATGTGGCGTTTGAAGTCAACAAGCCGAGGGTAATTACCCTCGGCTTGTCAGCTTTCAATTAGAAAACGTAAACCGCGGTTACACCACCACGTCCTGGATCAGACCGATGACGTTGTTGTCCGCGTCGCGCACTCTGGCGACGAGTTTGCCCCGCCCCACATCGATAACTTCCTGTTCAATTCGAGCACCAGAAGCAACCAGAGACTTCAAGCTCTTCTTGATATCGCTGACCTGCCAGTAGATAGTTGCCCCGGTCATTCCCTTGGCGTGTCCGGCCGGGTCCAGGCCGATCTCCTGGTCGCCGTCGCGAAAACCGACATAGTACGACTGGTCCGTATACGGAGGTACCCCCAGCAGGCTGGTATAGAGCGACTTGGCTTTTGCGATGTCTCTGACAGGGAAGATTATCGTCTTTATGCCAAAGTTCATAACTCCTCCTAACCGAGCGGCGTCAGGTTCCAGAAGGCCGGCTGCCTAAATAATAACATTTACTAAATTGTTTTTGTCATCTTTTCTCAGAAGATTGGCAGACCACGATACTCTTCAAAAATAGGGGCTTCTCTCCGCCCGAACGAGTAGTTCTACGGATACAAAAAGTTCAGGTAACGGGATATTGTCTTAATCGGAAAAAACAAACTAGGAGGAATAGCATGTCCAAAGGTCGAGTCCTGAAATGGTCAGGATTGATATCGTTAATGGTGGTTTTAGGCACCCTGCTCACCGCTACGCCGGTACTAGCCGGTAACGGGAAGATGTGGGGTGGAGGTGGTGGAGGTGGAAGCGGCGGCGGTGGCGCTGTGCTCACCCAGGTTGAAAAAGACTGGCTAGTACACATGAGGGAAGAAGAGAAGCTTGCCAGGGATGTTTACCTGACCCTTTACGCCAAATGGGGAGCAGCCACATTCAGCAATATCTCGTCCAGCGAACAGAGGCATACGGACGCCGTTGAAAGCCTCCTGGATAAATATGGCATAGCTGATCCTGTAACCAATGAAAACATTTTAGGCCAGTTCACGGCATCCTCGGGCTTCAATGAATTGTACGCCGCGCTGGTTGATCGCGGTATGTCGTCATTGAACGAGGCATTTAAAGTAGGAGTGGATATCGAGGTTCTTGATATTGGGGATCTTCAGGAAGCGATATCTCTCACTACCCACACTGACATACAAAATGTATATGGCAACCTGCTCAATGGCTCGTATAATCACCTCGCGGCGTTCACATCCAAGGTAAGATAGTCGAAAATACAGGCACAAGGGAGAGAGGGACACGTTTGAAAACGTGCCCCTCTGATTTTTCTCGACCTGTCGCCATACTCCTACATAATCGCAGCTTAAAACCTCGCCGAACATAGAAGCCGTCGGCACCGTCGGCGTTTACGAAGTCATTCCGATGTAACCGTTAGAAAATCTGGGTTTCTCCCGCAACTCTCATGACAACCATGAAGCAACTAGCGGTCTGAATCATCCCGGCCGTTTACAGATCCCGGTAGTATCCGTCTATTTAGCTTCTGTCTGATCCTCGATCGGTGCGGTTGGTGCGTTGGTTCTGACAGAATCAATTCCGTTGAGAAGACTCCCCTTCGTGGTATACCCTTCTCCAGAGTCAGCTATAATATTCCCGTTCTGGTGGCGGAGCCTCCACCGGAATTCGCCCTTTTTATCTTGAAACAGTTCAAAGGTAGCCGCCATTCTCACATACTCCTAATGTCTATTTTGCATCTCGATAAAAATCCGCCTGATAATGGGTTATCCGTTTAATAATATGATCCCGGCAGCCAACACAAAAAAAGCGGCCGCTACTATTATGGCGACCAAGGTAACCAGATCATTTTCGAGTAATTCCTGTTTTCGCGGGGCAGTCCGAACAGCCGCCTTCGGCGCACTTTGTGAAGCATTTGGAACCGCAGCCCTGGAGTCCGCACCCGAAGCCGGTCTGTCAGCAGGCTTGGAGGGTTGAGGTTCATTAGCCGGGCGCACATAGGCCTCTGATGCTTGACCCGAGGCAGTGTCAAAAGGTGCTTCATTAGTCTGCGACGATTGGGCCGGTGCTATATTTTTTACGGATTCCGACATTTGATCGCTAACTACTTTTTCGCCTGCAACATCTGAGGTTAATTGTGCAGCCTCGACCCTGGGGCTTTCGGTTGACAGTTGAGGTTCATTAGCCGGGCGCACATAGGCCTCTGATGCTTGACCCGAAGTAGTGCCAATTGGCACTTCACTAGTCTGCGACGATTGAGCCGGTGCTATATTTTTTACGGATTCCGACATTTGATCGCTAACTACTTTTTCGCCTGCAACATCTGAAGTTAATTGTGCAGCAACGACCCTGGGGCTTTCGGTTGACCGGGAGATATTCTTGTCGGATACGTTGGCTAATGAAACATTTTTCTTTACCGATTCGATTCCATTGATAGCGGCAGCTTTCGTCGAATAACCTTCTGCAGAATCGGCGATGATATTTCCATTCTGGTGCCGGAGTCTCCATCGGAATTCGCCGGCTCTGTCTTTAAACAATTCAAATTTAGCCGTCATGATATTCCTCCTCGATCTCTTTCTTGCTCGGCAGTAATGATGTTGGAAGTGACATCGTTATGAGTGACCGATCATGGGTATCGATTCTCAGTGTCAGGTATGCACTGGGCGCCCGGGATTTTGATTTCCCGGGCATCCAACAGCAGAAGTGTGAAAAAATGACCTAGTAGGTAACTATCCGGGGCAACTCTTTGGCTTGCTTCACCCAATCAGTCACGGCTGAGAGAACAGGCATACGACGGACAAGCTTTTTTTCCATATTGACTTCAGTCAACTTGGCGAGGAGATTGTCAGGCTTGCGTTGGGCTAATTCCTTGACGGTGTCGACCCCCGCAGCCTCCAACAAGTCGCTGAACTCCTCACCAACTCCCTTGATGCGGAAGAGATCTGCCCGGTTGACCCACTCCAATATAGATACTTCACCGATGCCTGTCTTTTCCGCAATTTCCTTCCGTCCTTTTGGTGAGGCTCCCATTTCCAGTAATTTCTCGACAGTCTTGATGCCGACCGTATTCAGTTTTTCTGCGTTCTTCGGCCCAATTCCCTCGATCTCAGAGATACTTGCCATCATTTTCCTCCTTTTTATTGCACAGCCAGTTTACCTAGCGTAGCTCTGAAGTACAGTTGGGGCAGCGCGTAGCCTTGATCGGGATGGATGTCGTGCAGTAGGGGCAGTCCTTGGTAGTCGGAACGGCCGGAGCGGCGGCGGCAGCCTTCTTGGCGGCTTCGCGGGCGGCGATCATATTGAGAGGCTTGACCACCACGAAGAAGATGGCGGCAGCGACGATCAAAAAGCTGATGATGACATTAATAAAAACACCGAAGTTCATAGTGACAGCCCCCGCGGCCTGAGCGGCGGCCAAGGAATCATAAGGTCCGGCGGTGGCACCTTCCTTAAGAACGGCATACATGTTGGTGAAATCGACACCTCCAAGGAGCATGCCGATAGGCGGCATCAGGATGTCCTTGACGAAAGAGTTGATAACGGCACCGAACGCCGCACCGATGACGATACCAACAGCCAGGTCGACGACGTTGCCGCGCATGATGAAGGTCCGGAATTCTTTGAGCATTTAACCTCCTTCTATATATTTCCCAATAAATCATATGCCTGGCTAACAGCGCTAACAAGATATCTAATCATCACTAAACTTAACTAAACATTACCATTTTCCCTAGAAACACTTTTATCAATATGAAGAATCTGTTTACCGTCACCCAAGCACCCTGTGAACGGATGAGTATTTCCCAAAACAAAACGGGAGGCTTTTTGAGCCTCCCGTTTCTCTTGTCTTTAAAAGATTCAGTCAATCCATGGTCGCGGAAAAGAATGCAGTTACGGTTTCGTCTGAATTCAAAACGATGGTGGTGCTGGCCGAGCGGGTATCGGTAACGGCGCCAAGCCAAAGGTTAAACGTCCAGTGTATATCACCAATGGCGCTTAAATTAACAACGGTCCCCTTTGGGTAGGTATATTTGCCGGCAGCAGGGGTGGTCTGGCCGCCACCTTCGATCAACATCGTCAGAGTGACATTGGAGACAGCGGGCGAAGTTGTCGTTGTCACGAGGTGGGAAGTGGTCGGGACCACGGTGTTCTGGTTTCCTTGCGTTGCCGGAGGGTTGGTTCCGCCTGAGGAGCACCCCAAGGACACTAAACTCAAGATCAAAATCGAAGAGATCGCCAGGATAAAATTGCTTCTCAAATCGCTTCCAAACTTGCCATCTAGCGGCAATTTTTATTAACGATCATTATATCGCATTTTGGCCTTGGTGGCGATTTCTGGCCATTGGACGCCATCAGCTTGCCGGAACAATCCTGTCCTGTCCTTGCAGAGCTGGAACTTGTAATTGGATAACGGGCCGAAAGTATACTTTTAAAAAAGAATGGAGCCTCAATTAGTCCTGACTGCCTGGAATATTGCAGGTATTAAATCCTCGGCTACATCGTCTTTAAGCACATAGCCAAGAGCGCCAAGTCTGTAGGCTGCTTCCTTGCATGCCTTTTCGGCGATTGATGTGACTAAAATAGCCTTAGTGGGCAAACATTTTGCCCGTATATGATTCAAGACTTCAAGCCCGTTTAAACCGGGCATCCGAACATCCGAGAGCAATATATCGGGACGCAATTTTTCTAGGGCTATAACCGCATCAGTCCCATTTGAGGCATCCCCAACAACCTCGACGCCGTCTTCAGTCTCCAGAAAGCACTTTAAGGCGCTTCTTACTGCCGGGTGATCATCTGCAATCAGTATCTTGATCATCTCAACTCCCCGATGCTTATTAAGGCTCAACTTTGCGATTCGATGGTATAATATCCAAAGAGTTAAAAATATGGGTCTAAAGTATACTTTTTGAAGAGGAAAGCCATGTCTGGCAACGAATTGCTTGAAAACATTGTGGGCAGCTTGAGCTTCGTCGAGAAGACCTGTGATGTTATGAGATTGGTCGATCCGTTAAAAAAGGAGAGTGGACTCAATCTGAAAAGTGGCGAAAATGCTGCCGAAAATCTAAACGCTACCTGCTTCGACTTCTGGGAACGGGGCCATGTTTGCGAGAACTGCATTTCGATGCGGGCGCTGAACCAGAAAAGAACAACGGTGAGGGTAGAGGAGAAGGACGGTTCCATATACACCGTCACTTCGGTTCCGGTGTTAGGAAATGGCTCTCAGACAAGGGTTGTCGAGTTAATCAAAGATATAACAAAAGACGGAATCATCAATTTCGAGGGAGTGGAAATCACAAATCTCCGTCACCTGGTCGATGGAGTAAACCGCCGCACCGTCAAGGACGCGCTGACGCGGGTCTATAACGAACAATATTTGATGGAGCGTCTACCCCCCGATATCATCGATTCCAAGAAAAAGGGCGTGAATATCGCTCTTTTTCTCGTAGAATTGAACTTGGTTGTAGATGAAAAGAATGGCTATGACCCCGTCCAGGTGCGTCTGCTCAGGCAAGTTTCAAGTGTTCTGAACAAGATGAAGCAAAAGAAGGGTGATTGGATTTCAAAATTCGGCAAGATGGATTTTGTGCTAATTTTCCATAATGTGACAGAAAACGGAGCAAAAAGACTGGCCAAACGTATCTACGAAGCGACGGACCTGTTGAAAATTGAGCCTGCGTTCAATGACCTCAAATTTCGGACAGTTGTGGGTTTTCATATTTTGAGTACCGAAGAGTTGACTCCTGATCAATTCATCGACAAAGCAAGAGAGTATTTGTTAGCTTCTGACTCGCGAAATCCTAAGAATTCATCCAAGTCATATGAAAAGGAGTTTGATCGATATTTACTCTCACCTCGCGAGCGGGAAGTCGCAATTGCGGTCACAAAGGGAATTTCAAACGCGGAGATTGGAAATTCACTTTTTATAGGATTATCGACGGTCAAGAAACATACCTCTGCCATTTTCGAGAAAACGAGGACAAAATCCAGGGCGGCTTTTGTGTCATTAATGGCCCATCCGGTGTCCAACTGACACCCATACCTATTACACTCGATCGAGTTTGAACGGCATTAAGGAAGGAGTTGACAGATGCTCTTACTTGTTCTCTTGATCGCGGTCCTGGTAGTCCTGTTCGTTGTTCCATTCAGAGGGGAATCGGGCGGGATCGGCAAATTGTTATTCAAGGGGTCGATGATCTGGAATGTTTTCTGGTCTTTAGCGGTGCTATTTGGAATCAGCCTTCTTGGGTTGGTCCCCGGTTTGGCCGACCTGTTTTTGGGTGCAGGGTACGCCGTCTTATTTCTGGCCATAATTGTTCTCAGTGTTGCACTAGTGATCCTGACAAGGAGAAGTGGTCTCAAAGGTAGTATCAGGACATCGCTACTGGTCACCGGAATATCGCCTTTAGCTATACTGGTGGTTTTCATAATCGGCTCCGCCTTTTATGAGGTGGCATCTTATGCGGCAGACATAGCCAACACCATAATCTATGGTTTGATGGCTGCATTCGTTGTGAGCATAGCTGTAACCATTTACCTGAAGAATAAATTGGTTCGCGGCATCGGATCATCGTAGCGCCAGGATATCTGGGGCGAAATATTTGTTTGTCCATTGAGTCATTCCTTGGATCTTAAAAAACCTCTCGACTGTGGGCAGGTAACGGAGTACTCTTAGGATACTGATAATAGCGTTTTCTGAGACGGTTGCCGCTTGGAAAGCGGAGGAGGCGACCAGATGGCCACCGAAAAAAGGAACGGCAGAAAGACCGGGGAACCGGTCAAGGAGACCAAACCTTCGCCCAAGTCCGAAACCGCCGCGGCCAAATCCAAAAACGACGAAGCCGTTAAACCTGTGGCGCCCAAAAAACCTGTCTCCGGCGTTGCACACGATGATTTCCCCATCGTCGGCATCGGCGCGTCGGCGGGCGGTCTTGAGGCATTCACCAAGTTCCTGACCGCCGCCCCAATCAACACCGGCATGGCTTTTGTCCTCATCCAGCATCTCGATCCCAGCCACGCCAGCAATATGGTCGACCTCTTGAAACGCTACACAACGATGCCGGTCCAGGAGGCAACCGACGAGGTCAAACTGGAACAGGACCATGTATACATGATTCCCCCCAATCGCAATATGACCATCCACGACCATACCCTGAAACTCCTGGAACAGTTCGAACGGCCGGGCATAGCTCACTCGATCGACCTGTTCTTCAAATCTCTGGCTGTTGACCTCAAGGAAAAGGCCATCTGCATCATCATGTCCGGCACCGGCACCGACGGGACGCTGGGGGCCAAGGCGGTCAAGGGTGAACTGGGGTTGGTCATCGTCCAGGACCCGGAAACCGCAGCCTACGACGGCATGCCGCGCTCGGCCATCTCCAACGGGGTGGCGGATTTCATTCTTCCGGCCGAGGCCATGCCGGCCCAGCTTGTCGAATACGGCGAGAAGTCATACGGCAAGCGGCTGGTGCGCCACAGCGAGGTTGAAAAGGACACCGCCAACCTGGCTCTCATCCTGCAGCTCATCCGGGCCCGCACCCGGCGCGACTTTTCCGGCTACAAGCAGTCAACTATCGGCCGCCGTATCGAGCGGCGGATGGGCCTGAACCAGATCGACACCCTGGATCATTACCTGCATTATCTGAGGGAGCACCCCTCGGAGATCGATGCCCTGGTCAAGGATTTTCTGATCAACGTGACCTCTTTCTTCCGCGATCCGGAAGCCTTCGCCGCGTTGAAACAGCAACTTAAGAATCTCCTGACGAGCCGGCAAGAAGGAACGGAGATTCGGGCCTGGATCCCGGGCTGCGCCACCGGCGAGGAAGCCTACTCCATCTTGATGACGCTCGAAGAAGCAGTGGATGAACTGAAAAAATATTTCGTTATCCAGGTTTTCGGCACCGACCTGGACCCCGACGCCGTCTCCATTGCCCGAAGCGGCATTTACCCGGCCTCCGTTTCCACCGATATCTCCGAAGAACGGCTCAAAAAATTCTTCGCCCGCAAGGACGACGCCTGGCAGATCAAACGGGAATACCGGGAGAAACTGGTTTTTGCCGTCCAGGACATCATCGCCGACCCGCCGTTTACCCGCATGGACCTGATCTCGGCGCGCAACCTGCTGATCTATTTCGACTCCGATCTGCAGAAACGGATGATTCCCCTTTTTCACTATGCGTTGAACCCGGCCGGCATCCTGTTTTTGGGCACCGCCGAGACTATAGGCGAGTTCACCCAGATGTTTTCTCCGCTGGACCGCAAATGGAAAATCTACCGCGTCGAAAACAAAAACCAGCCCGGATTTTTCCTGCCCTCGAACCGTCAATGGACCAGGGAACATCCGCTGCCGGAGCGCCTGGCTGAGACACTTCCCGCGCGTCCTTTCCCGGTTGCTACTCCGCCGGAAATGGTACTCCTGGAAGCTTTGCCGCCTGCGGTGGTCATCGACGATAACCAGCAAGTCATCTATTCCCATGGCGACACCCGGAGATACCTGGGGTTCCCCGGGGGCAAACCCAATGCCTCCCTTATGGAAGCGGCCCATCCCGAGATGCGGCCGCAGCTTGCCGCGGCGCTCAGGCAGGCGGCTCAGGAAAATCGTGAGGTAGTGACCGAAA
This is a stretch of genomic DNA from Dehalogenimonas etheniformans. It encodes these proteins:
- a CDS encoding translation elongation factor-like protein; translation: MADETMVGTVSDYFSHLGVAGIDLIDSLKKGDRIHIEGHTTDLAQTVESMQIDREEVAAAGAGQSVGIKVLERVRPGDRVFIIA
- a CDS encoding DUF4198 domain-containing protein: MKRALLVMMAAAIICIGGAVPVSAHDGWIQSNVSRVTTGDMVYIDMPFGNHQNMHRDYLIYGSKWDLTASTFVLHTPDKRTTDLGDRVIDVGKDETKIIGGVQYTDKNGYLVTSFQTDKKGIYIVDARQDTVVSYAPERSIKCAKSIVGSVEGSTKSNPALNGFDQTLGQVLEIIPLKDTTNLRVGDTLPFQVLYKGEPLTDGHVSVIPRGTVLPEMGTPNPFDLMTDSEGKASFTFTEANYHLIVVHVETDESGVLNGKSYSFTKYTGDLTVIVSPAPLQDSGNRNWFTRAIDNVRGFFQTISLSIGNFFSR
- a CDS encoding VOC family protein translates to MNFGIKTIIFPVRDIAKAKSLYTSLLGVPPYTDQSYYVGFRDGDQEIGLDPAGHAKGMTGATIYWQVSDIKKSLKSLVASGARIEQEVIDVGRGKLVARVRDADNNVIGLIQDVVV
- a CDS encoding DUF2202 domain-containing protein — encoded protein: MSKGRVLKWSGLISLMVVLGTLLTATPVLAGNGKMWGGGGGGGSGGGGAVLTQVEKDWLVHMREEEKLARDVYLTLYAKWGAATFSNISSSEQRHTDAVESLLDKYGIADPVTNENILGQFTASSGFNELYAALVDRGMSSLNEAFKVGVDIEVLDIGDLQEAISLTTHTDIQNVYGNLLNGSYNHLAAFTSKVR
- a CDS encoding HVO_2922 family protein, whose translation is MAATFELFQDKKGEFRWRLRHQNGNIIADSGEGYTTKGSLLNGIDSVRTNAPTAPIEDQTEAK
- a CDS encoding DUF1508 domain-containing protein gives rise to the protein MTAKFELFKDRAGEFRWRLRHQNGNIIADSAEGYSTKAAAINGIESVKKNVSLANVSDKNISRSTESPRVVAAQLTSDVAGEKVVSDQMSESVKNIAPAQSSQTSEVPIGTTSGQASEAYVRPANEPQLSTESPRVEAAQLTSDVAGEKVVSDQMSESVKNIAPAQSSQTNEAPFDTASGQASEAYVRPANEPQPSKPADRPASGADSRAAVPNASQSAPKAAVRTAPRKQELLENDLVTLVAIIVAAAFFVLAAGIILLNG
- a CDS encoding DUF4332 domain-containing protein yields the protein MMASISEIEGIGPKNAEKLNTVGIKTVEKLLEMGASPKGRKEIAEKTGIGEVSILEWVNRADLFRIKGVGEEFSDLLEAAGVDTVKELAQRKPDNLLAKLTEVNMEKKLVRRMPVLSAVTDWVKQAKELPRIVTY
- the mscL gene encoding large conductance mechanosensitive channel protein MscL; translated protein: MLKEFRTFIMRGNVVDLAVGIVIGAAFGAVINSFVKDILMPPIGMLLGGVDFTNMYAVLKEGATAGPYDSLAAAQAAGAVTMNFGVFINVIISFLIVAAAIFFVVVKPLNMIAAREAAKKAAAAAPAVPTTKDCPYCTTSIPIKATRCPNCTSELR
- a CDS encoding InlB B-repeat-containing protein produces the protein MRSNFILAISSILILSLVSLGCSSGGTNPPATQGNQNTVVPTTSHLVTTTTSPAVSNVTLTMLIEGGGQTTPAAGKYTYPKGTVVNLSAIGDIHWTFNLWLGAVTDTRSASTTIVLNSDETVTAFFSATMD
- a CDS encoding response regulator; its protein translation is MIKILIADDHPAVRSALKCFLETEDGVEVVGDASNGTDAVIALEKLRPDILLSDVRMPGLNGLEVLNHIRAKCLPTKAILVTSIAEKACKEAAYRLGALGYVLKDDVAEDLIPAIFQAVRTN
- a CDS encoding LuxR C-terminal-related transcriptional regulator, with the protein product MSGNELLENIVGSLSFVEKTCDVMRLVDPLKKESGLNLKSGENAAENLNATCFDFWERGHVCENCISMRALNQKRTTVRVEEKDGSIYTVTSVPVLGNGSQTRVVELIKDITKDGIINFEGVEITNLRHLVDGVNRRTVKDALTRVYNEQYLMERLPPDIIDSKKKGVNIALFLVELNLVVDEKNGYDPVQVRLLRQVSSVLNKMKQKKGDWISKFGKMDFVLIFHNVTENGAKRLAKRIYEATDLLKIEPAFNDLKFRTVVGFHILSTEELTPDQFIDKAREYLLASDSRNPKNSSKSYEKEFDRYLLSPREREVAIAVTKGISNAEIGNSLFIGLSTVKKHTSAIFEKTRTKSRAAFVSLMAHPVSN
- a CDS encoding chemotaxis protein CheB; protein product: MATEKRNGRKTGEPVKETKPSPKSETAAAKSKNDEAVKPVAPKKPVSGVAHDDFPIVGIGASAGGLEAFTKFLTAAPINTGMAFVLIQHLDPSHASNMVDLLKRYTTMPVQEATDEVKLEQDHVYMIPPNRNMTIHDHTLKLLEQFERPGIAHSIDLFFKSLAVDLKEKAICIIMSGTGTDGTLGAKAVKGELGLVIVQDPETAAYDGMPRSAISNGVADFILPAEAMPAQLVEYGEKSYGKRLVRHSEVEKDTANLALILQLIRARTRRDFSGYKQSTIGRRIERRMGLNQIDTLDHYLHYLREHPSEIDALVKDFLINVTSFFRDPEAFAALKQQLKNLLTSRQEGTEIRAWIPGCATGEEAYSILMTLEEAVDELKKYFVIQVFGTDLDPDAVSIARSGIYPASVSTDISEERLKKFFARKDDAWQIKREYREKLVFAVQDIIADPPFTRMDLISARNLLIYFDSDLQKRMIPLFHYALNPAGILFLGTAETIGEFTQMFSPLDRKWKIYRVENKNQPGFFLPSNRQWTREHPLPERLAETLPARPFPVATPPEMVLLEALPPAVVIDDNQQVIYSHGDTRRYLGFPGGKPNASLMEAAHPEMRPQLAAALRQAAQENREVVTEKARVDILGASQPVRVTVRPISPAGPGETGRFIVTFQELPKSKIRPPKSLAGTSTRVTELEQELQFTRETLRSTIEQLETANEELRSTNEEYQSTNEELQSTNEELETSREELQSVNEELSTVNSEHQLKIDELSTVNDDMKNLLNSTGVAIVYLDTSLKVKRFTPSSTEIFNFIASDVDRPIHHITSQIGEYDIASKASEVLDTLIPVKEIVQSKAGKWYTIRILPYRTIENSIAGVVISFTDISEQERLKLALSYSEAVIDTLFESMVVLDADLKVTTANKAFQDSFKISRAEAEGKLLFDLGDGSWNIPALKEALKAVLEKGHDFLGHAIEGDFPRVGHRRLCLNARRLHDKSSDLKRVLLAIEDVTSSKKESCS